In Sulfurisphaera javensis, a single genomic region encodes these proteins:
- the speB gene encoding agmatinase yields MRQIDSLKSPRFTQISTFARLPICNEKEEVKAVFLGIPFDDATTYRPGARFGPMGIRQGSRLLRPYNQFLDVYPFETLNTCDKGDVNIIPGYIEDTMRIIESSLQEIVSKGIVPFIAGGDHSITLPILRAMYKKYGKVNLIHFDSHFDFWDSYWGKKYTHGTWLRRAREEGLLKDIVQAGIRGSIYSKDDLVDKDKLQIRSFTIRDLKYNPEQVMKEINSLSGPTYISIDIDVVDPAFAPGTGTPEVGGLTSFEIIEIVRSLKLRIVGFDVVEVSPSYDVSEITSMLGANIIYEGMSVLSKSL; encoded by the coding sequence ATGAGACAAATAGACTCCCTCAAATCCCCACGCTTTACACAAATTTCAACATTCGCTAGATTACCAATATGTAATGAGAAAGAAGAAGTGAAGGCAGTGTTTTTAGGAATTCCATTTGATGATGCAACAACTTATCGACCCGGAGCTAGATTTGGACCAATGGGGATAAGACAAGGATCTAGGCTTTTAAGACCTTACAATCAATTTCTAGATGTATATCCATTCGAAACTTTAAATACTTGTGACAAAGGTGATGTTAACATAATCCCGGGTTATATTGAAGACACAATGAGAATTATTGAATCTTCTCTTCAAGAAATAGTTTCTAAAGGTATAGTTCCTTTTATTGCAGGTGGTGATCATTCAATAACATTACCAATCTTAAGGGCTATGTATAAGAAGTATGGTAAAGTTAACCTAATACATTTTGATTCACACTTTGACTTTTGGGATTCATATTGGGGAAAGAAATATACTCATGGAACATGGCTGAGAAGGGCTAGAGAGGAAGGACTTCTAAAAGATATAGTTCAAGCCGGTATAAGAGGATCAATATACTCAAAAGATGATTTAGTAGACAAGGACAAGTTACAAATAAGGAGCTTTACTATTAGGGATTTAAAATACAATCCAGAACAAGTAATGAAGGAAATTAATTCTCTTTCTGGTCCGACATACATTTCAATAGATATAGATGTTGTTGACCCAGCATTTGCTCCAGGTACTGGGACTCCAGAAGTTGGTGGTCTAACTAGCTTTGAAATTATTGAAATAGTAAGGAGTTTGAAATTAAGGATAGTTGGATTCGATGTAGTTGAAGTTTCTCCATCTTATGACGTTAGTGAGATAACTAGTATGTTAGGGGCTAACATAATTTATGAGGGAATGAGCGTTTTGTCAAAATCTCTTTAG
- a CDS encoding APC family permease: MVEKSVFIRQSSGLVREVSPWASFFATFGLVTGGVPMLILSWLYLSPGANWTLSFLITLIPTLGMGFLFYLASIYSPRSGGDYVFLSRVSNPILGFVNYWGLFIAFALSLGLYSYLGAQWFAYLFTGIGLYLNNSYLVNFGSFFTTTTGSVIVGLIVLLAITLVSLTGKHGWKFIFISGIISIISTIITFVTLATINQAQFSSSLSSFTGVQSANNEVITAAESNGLSFLSPFYGALYAIPIVWYYYVWYNLPASWSGEMKKVKLNALVSIVVAILTIGIYYILFVNLNFHAFGEKFLTSWSYIYSNGITNSTVFNDLSNIGTFSPFFALLVTHSLPLYIIMWIAFWLPNFYSLAPLEIALTRYLFAWSFDRIMPERFADVNEKFHIPTKATLLTFGLGVIGVLLYAYVTEISIVDVTIVFEIGYAIFALASGISILKKRIFNKWISLVSFSVFGFLLYALFITWGNPVLLPINLPTILSLLVIYGSGIGIYLVSYLTNKKKGIILDLIFTDIPPE, from the coding sequence ATGGTAGAAAAGTCAGTTTTTATTAGACAATCTTCTGGTTTAGTGAGAGAAGTTAGTCCTTGGGCTTCCTTCTTTGCAACATTTGGTTTGGTTACTGGAGGAGTGCCAATGCTAATTTTATCATGGCTTTACTTATCTCCGGGAGCTAATTGGACATTGTCTTTCTTAATTACTTTGATACCAACATTAGGCATGGGATTTTTATTTTATTTAGCATCTATTTACTCTCCTAGGAGTGGAGGAGATTATGTGTTTTTAAGTAGAGTTTCAAATCCTATTTTGGGTTTTGTAAATTATTGGGGATTGTTTATTGCATTTGCATTATCTTTGGGACTTTATAGTTATTTAGGTGCACAATGGTTCGCATACCTTTTTACCGGAATAGGACTTTACTTAAATAATTCTTATTTAGTTAATTTCGGTAGTTTCTTTACTACAACGACTGGAAGTGTTATTGTAGGTTTAATAGTATTACTTGCTATTACTTTAGTTTCTTTAACAGGTAAGCATGGATGGAAGTTTATTTTTATTTCTGGAATAATTTCCATTATTTCAACTATAATTACCTTCGTTACTTTAGCAACGATAAATCAAGCTCAGTTCTCTTCATCTCTTTCATCTTTTACTGGAGTGCAAAGTGCTAATAATGAAGTCATTACAGCTGCAGAAAGTAATGGTTTGTCTTTTCTTTCTCCTTTTTATGGAGCATTATATGCAATTCCAATAGTCTGGTATTATTATGTTTGGTATAATCTTCCAGCTTCGTGGTCCGGAGAGATGAAAAAAGTTAAACTTAACGCCTTAGTATCTATAGTAGTTGCTATTTTAACCATTGGTATTTATTATATTCTATTTGTAAACCTAAACTTTCATGCCTTTGGTGAAAAATTTCTCACATCTTGGTCTTACATTTATTCAAATGGAATAACTAACAGTACAGTATTTAATGATTTAAGTAATATAGGCACTTTTTCACCTTTCTTCGCTTTATTAGTTACTCACAGTTTACCTTTATATATTATAATGTGGATTGCTTTTTGGTTACCTAATTTTTACAGTTTAGCCCCATTAGAAATTGCTCTAACTAGGTACTTGTTTGCTTGGTCATTTGATAGGATCATGCCAGAAAGATTTGCTGATGTTAACGAAAAATTCCATATTCCTACAAAGGCAACTCTATTAACTTTCGGATTAGGAGTTATTGGAGTACTACTTTACGCTTATGTCACTGAAATTTCTATTGTAGATGTGACAATTGTCTTTGAGATAGGCTATGCTATATTTGCTTTAGCTTCGGGTATCTCGATATTGAAGAAAAGGATATTTAACAAATGGATAAGTTTAGTGAGTTTTTCCGTTTTTGGATTCCTACTTTACGCATTATTCATAACATGGGGAAATCCAGTTCTTTTGCCAATAAACTTACCGACAATTCTTTCTTTATTGGTTATTTACGGGAGTGGTATAGGGATATATCTAGTCTCATATCTTACAAATAAGAAAAAGGGAATAATCTTAGATTTGATATTCACTGATATTCCACCAGAATGA
- a CDS encoding aspartate aminotransferase family protein: MVELVTDILSEYVSKTQKSKIIFEEAIKYLPLGVSSNYRFFDPYPIYLVKGNGGRVWDVDGNEYIDFILGFGALEVGHANPKIINEVTKALQDSSILGFEYYKTVELAKIISKRYNVDMVRFSSTGTEATMHAIRIARAYTKRKKIIKFEGHYHGSHDQLLININPMVQKDRVPSSLGIPEETLSNTLVAEWNNLESVEKLVKSQSNDICCVIMEPVAMNMGLIPPEKDFLKGIFDLSKEYNFLVIFDEVKTGGKMYSGALGYYNVKPDIILMAKSIAGGFPLSVIAGKREIMELIGPNKVAHGGTFNANPISVIASYVTLTQILTENAFYYMETLSDRLERGYRDIADDLDVDLKVTRWGPSGMIYFSKEVPRNYKELLKTDIPRWFTYFYSMLNSGILPMAGFNEQWTVSVMHTKEEIQKHIEKAYDAVKKAKEERLNLKLFEAF; this comes from the coding sequence GTGGTCGAATTGGTAACAGATATTTTATCGGAGTATGTTAGTAAAACTCAAAAGTCAAAAATAATTTTTGAAGAAGCAATAAAATATCTTCCTCTAGGTGTTTCGAGTAATTATAGGTTCTTTGATCCTTATCCCATTTATTTGGTTAAAGGAAACGGAGGTAGAGTTTGGGATGTTGATGGAAATGAATATATAGACTTTATTTTAGGATTTGGAGCTTTAGAAGTAGGTCATGCAAATCCTAAAATAATAAATGAAGTAACAAAAGCACTGCAAGATAGTTCTATTTTAGGCTTTGAATATTATAAGACTGTGGAATTAGCTAAAATAATCTCAAAGCGATATAACGTTGATATGGTTAGGTTTTCTTCTACTGGTACTGAGGCAACAATGCACGCAATAAGGATTGCTAGGGCTTATACAAAGCGAAAGAAAATAATAAAATTTGAAGGTCATTATCACGGATCACATGACCAACTCTTAATTAATATAAACCCTATGGTCCAAAAGGATAGAGTTCCTTCTTCTTTAGGAATACCAGAGGAAACATTATCAAACACTTTAGTTGCTGAGTGGAATAATTTAGAGTCTGTTGAAAAACTTGTGAAGTCTCAGTCCAATGATATTTGTTGTGTTATTATGGAACCAGTAGCAATGAATATGGGATTGATTCCACCAGAGAAGGACTTCCTTAAAGGAATATTTGATCTATCTAAAGAATACAATTTTTTGGTTATCTTTGATGAAGTTAAGACTGGAGGAAAGATGTATTCTGGCGCTTTAGGTTATTATAATGTAAAACCAGACATAATACTCATGGCAAAGTCAATTGCTGGCGGTTTTCCTTTATCAGTAATAGCTGGCAAAAGGGAAATCATGGAGTTAATAGGTCCAAATAAGGTTGCTCATGGAGGAACTTTTAATGCTAACCCAATCTCAGTCATAGCATCTTATGTTACCTTAACTCAAATCCTTACTGAAAATGCCTTTTATTATATGGAAACTTTGAGTGATAGGTTAGAAAGAGGATATAGAGATATTGCTGATGATCTAGACGTTGACTTAAAAGTAACTAGATGGGGTCCTAGCGGTATGATTTACTTTAGTAAGGAAGTACCAAGAAATTACAAAGAGTTATTAAAGACTGATATTCCAAGATGGTTCACTTACTTCTATTCAATGCTAAATAGTGGAATTTTACCAATGGCTGGATTTAATGAACAATGGACAGTTTCTGTAATGCATACAAAAGAGGAGATTCAAAAACACATAGAGAAAGCTTACGATGCTGTGAAAAAAGCAAAAGAAGAAAGACTTAACCTTAAGCTATTTGAAGCTTTTTAA
- a CDS encoding aspartate aminotransferase family protein, protein MEEDKKIIKEHTFKTWSKQKGWEPILVTTARGAYFYDSQGKKYLDFSSQFVNVNLGYGNEKVINAIKEQLDTLQYINPNLGTEIRAKATKALLKVMPKSITKFFFSTSGTEANEAAIKITRFYKAPSYKILARYRSYHGATEGSISLTGDYRRWFVEPHTMPGVVRFPEPYCFRCPLKLKYPDCNLACVNYVDYVIKQEKHIAGIIVEPITGTNGVVVPPKEYLPTLRKIAKENDVLFIADEVMTGWGRTGEWFAVNLWGVEPDILTTAKGASASYVPIGITGVSNEIGEFFEDHVFAHGHTFEAHPVSLSAIPAVVEEYERLNLLSNVKTLGEYLGKRLQELKERHKSVGDVRGVGFFWAIELVKDSKNTPFGTYEDKYEGRPIFTDYLAKKLLEKGVYVFSGPSWFVISPPLISQKEDIDLGVNALDEVLKEADKEFIG, encoded by the coding sequence ATGGAAGAGGATAAAAAAATAATAAAAGAACATACATTTAAGACATGGAGTAAGCAAAAAGGATGGGAACCCATTTTAGTAACTACAGCAAGAGGAGCTTATTTTTATGATTCTCAAGGTAAAAAATATTTAGATTTTTCATCTCAATTTGTTAACGTCAACTTAGGTTATGGTAATGAAAAAGTAATTAACGCAATAAAAGAACAATTGGATACTTTACAATATATTAACCCAAACTTAGGGACAGAAATTAGGGCAAAAGCTACTAAAGCGTTATTAAAAGTGATGCCTAAAAGTATAACTAAGTTCTTCTTTTCAACCTCTGGTACAGAAGCTAATGAAGCGGCAATAAAGATTACAAGGTTTTATAAGGCTCCATCATATAAAATTCTTGCCAGATATAGGTCTTATCATGGTGCAACTGAAGGTTCAATAAGCTTAACCGGAGATTATAGAAGATGGTTTGTTGAACCACATACAATGCCTGGAGTAGTGAGATTTCCAGAACCTTATTGCTTTAGATGTCCACTTAAATTAAAATATCCAGATTGTAACCTAGCTTGTGTAAATTATGTTGATTACGTAATTAAACAAGAAAAACATATTGCAGGAATAATTGTTGAACCTATAACTGGAACTAACGGTGTAGTAGTTCCACCTAAAGAGTATTTACCGACATTAAGGAAAATAGCTAAAGAAAACGACGTATTATTTATTGCAGATGAAGTTATGACCGGTTGGGGGAGAACTGGAGAGTGGTTTGCTGTAAACTTATGGGGTGTTGAACCAGACATACTTACGACAGCAAAAGGAGCTTCAGCATCTTACGTTCCTATTGGAATTACTGGAGTAAGTAATGAAATTGGTGAATTCTTTGAGGATCACGTTTTTGCTCATGGGCACACATTCGAAGCTCATCCAGTTTCTTTATCAGCAATTCCAGCAGTAGTTGAGGAATATGAAAGGTTAAACTTATTATCAAATGTGAAAACTTTAGGGGAATATTTAGGTAAAAGACTTCAAGAGTTAAAGGAAAGGCATAAAAGTGTTGGTGATGTTAGAGGTGTTGGCTTCTTCTGGGCAATAGAGTTAGTTAAGGATAGTAAGAATACACCATTTGGGACATATGAGGATAAGTATGAGGGAAGGCCTATATTTACAGATTATTTAGCTAAGAAGCTATTAGAAAAAGGAGTTTATGTATTTAGTGGTCCATCGTGGTTTGTAATATCACCACCATTAATATCGCAAAAGGAAGACATAGATTTAGGTGTTAATGCATTAGACGAAGTATTAAAAGAGGCTGATAAGGAGTTTATTGGTTAA
- a CDS encoding nitrate/nitrite transporter, giving the protein MKRNKALKEVKGSPSQALITGTLAFFIGFAAVALFGTTAHKISSILHLSIVEIGWLVAIPLVTGSLLRIPFSALVEKYGGKRIILIQLIIALIGMIGIVITLTLIHKILYIGYFMLILFGALAGTGISAFSSGITYVSYWFSLRKQGLALGLFAGIGNTAPGIFTAILPIALICLGLIGAYVIWSLILVVGLTIFAIFGIDAYYFQLRKIYKEKTLEEAKKLGEEIIPTDSALTSLSNALRIWKVWLLVIMYLTSFGGFEALTEWLPTYWQEFLHVNIVEAGLLVGVLFSLIAALIRVLGGWLSDIFGGENVSLVAYIILLLGSLITLDSFKFTQSIIGEIIMALGMGIANGAVFKLVPKYAYRSVGGASGLVGGLGSFGGLLLPPIMAYIVNVIGISGFAYGFIVFTSLSLVSIIFTLILKRRSDDMNIIQ; this is encoded by the coding sequence ATGAAGAGAAATAAAGCTTTAAAAGAAGTAAAAGGTTCCCCATCTCAAGCTTTAATAACTGGTACACTAGCTTTTTTTATAGGATTTGCTGCAGTAGCATTATTTGGAACCACAGCACATAAGATTTCTTCAATATTACATTTATCAATAGTTGAGATAGGTTGGTTAGTTGCAATACCTCTTGTTACGGGATCTTTACTTAGGATACCATTTAGTGCTTTAGTAGAAAAATATGGAGGAAAGAGGATAATTCTGATACAATTAATTATAGCGTTAATAGGTATGATAGGAATAGTGATAACTTTAACCCTTATTCACAAAATTCTCTATATTGGATACTTCATGCTAATCTTATTTGGTGCATTAGCTGGTACTGGGATTTCAGCATTCTCATCTGGTATAACGTACGTATCTTATTGGTTTTCACTAAGAAAACAAGGTCTAGCATTAGGTTTATTTGCTGGAATAGGAAACACAGCTCCAGGGATTTTTACAGCTATCTTGCCTATTGCATTAATCTGTCTTGGATTAATAGGAGCTTATGTTATTTGGTCCTTAATTCTCGTTGTTGGGCTTACAATTTTTGCCATTTTTGGTATTGATGCCTATTACTTTCAATTACGAAAGATTTATAAAGAAAAAACATTAGAAGAAGCTAAAAAATTAGGTGAAGAAATTATACCAACTGATAGTGCCTTAACATCTTTATCAAATGCATTAAGAATTTGGAAAGTTTGGTTATTAGTAATTATGTATTTAACGTCTTTTGGAGGATTTGAAGCGTTAACGGAATGGTTACCAACATATTGGCAAGAATTTTTACACGTAAATATTGTAGAAGCAGGACTATTAGTAGGTGTGCTATTTTCCCTTATTGCAGCATTGATTAGAGTGTTAGGAGGATGGTTAAGTGATATATTTGGTGGGGAAAACGTATCTTTAGTAGCTTACATTATATTACTTTTAGGTTCATTAATTACGTTAGACAGCTTCAAATTTACTCAATCAATAATAGGTGAAATTATAATGGCATTAGGGATGGGTATTGCTAACGGAGCAGTGTTTAAGTTAGTCCCTAAATATGCTTATAGAAGTGTGGGTGGAGCGTCAGGATTAGTTGGTGGTTTAGGTAGCTTTGGTGGTTTATTATTGCCTCCGATTATGGCTTATATAGTAAACGTCATTGGAATATCTGGCTTTGCTTATGGATTTATAGTTTTTACATCTCTTAGCTTAGTTTCAATAATTTTTACATTAATCTTAAAAAGACGTTCAGATGATATGAATATAATACAATAA
- a CDS encoding molybdopterin oxidoreductase family protein encodes MSTICPYCGVGCRLKLNKDKILPENYITNKGMLCIKGSTLLETVNSGRILYPYLDNKEVEWKKALEYTTIKMKRIIRKGKDSLGIYIGAQIPTEDQYLAVKLGKGFIGTASFDSNVRLCMASAAFALKYAFGDPSPTASYDDIDKAETYLLIGVNPASNFPVLWNRMISNKLKRKAKIIVIDPIYTDSAQQADLYVRIPPGKDILLLNSIAYLLIKKNIIRIEPENFKEFKEVVMKYQPERISKIINVKEDTISYIADRIAQSKTLFMWGMGVNQTERAVDTGILISTLAMLTGNVDIEGSGVLPLTGQHNSMGAREAGALAGMLPGLRYVDNEEEVEEVERFWNLPKYSIPRHYYTITEMYKLIEERKIKALWIIGTNPVVSLPQARKFADLLSYLDLVIVQDAYFTETTKFADVIFPALSWGEREGIHTAGDRTVGYLSKILEGKGEARPDWMIIQDVANYLGFEFKYTNIEDIFNEFKLLTKNRIDDISNLTYKELEKGYRWPVKPKIFRTRPVEFEKYDLIEDNEFIVITGRTKGHWNTRTRSSKSWSLNVISDDDYIFLDIEICNKLHIKDGNDVKIITGEGYTVVPAKCVDWIKGNIAFMPFHWGHTNKIMDWKIDRESKEPAYKHLKARIEPFMS; translated from the coding sequence ATTAGTACAATATGCCCTTATTGTGGTGTTGGTTGTAGATTAAAATTAAATAAAGATAAAATTTTGCCTGAAAATTATATTACTAATAAGGGAATGCTTTGTATTAAAGGATCAACATTGTTGGAAACTGTTAATTCTGGCAGAATACTATACCCTTACTTGGATAATAAAGAGGTAGAATGGAAAAAAGCACTGGAATATACAACGATAAAAATGAAAAGAATAATAAGAAAGGGTAAAGACTCATTAGGAATTTATATAGGAGCACAAATACCTACAGAAGATCAATATCTTGCTGTGAAATTGGGTAAAGGATTTATAGGCACAGCCTCATTTGATTCTAACGTAAGACTATGTATGGCTAGTGCTGCATTTGCGTTAAAATACGCTTTTGGAGACCCTTCACCTACAGCCTCTTATGACGATATTGATAAGGCTGAAACATATTTATTAATTGGAGTAAATCCAGCTTCAAATTTTCCAGTCTTATGGAATAGGATGATTTCGAATAAGTTAAAGAGAAAAGCTAAAATTATTGTAATAGATCCTATATATACTGACTCTGCACAACAAGCTGATTTATATGTTAGAATACCGCCCGGTAAAGACATATTATTGCTTAACTCAATAGCATACTTACTAATTAAGAAAAACATTATAAGAATAGAACCAGAGAATTTCAAAGAATTTAAAGAAGTAGTTATGAAATATCAGCCAGAGAGAATTTCAAAAATTATTAATGTGAAAGAAGATACTATTTCATATATTGCAGATAGAATAGCTCAATCTAAAACCTTATTCATGTGGGGTATGGGAGTAAATCAAACAGAAAGGGCTGTAGATACTGGAATACTAATTTCAACTTTGGCAATGCTGACTGGCAACGTTGATATTGAAGGTTCTGGAGTACTACCATTAACTGGACAACATAATTCTATGGGAGCAAGAGAGGCTGGGGCTTTAGCCGGTATGCTTCCCGGGTTAAGATATGTTGACAATGAAGAAGAGGTAGAGGAAGTAGAGAGGTTTTGGAATTTACCGAAGTATTCCATTCCAAGACATTATTATACAATTACTGAAATGTATAAGTTAATAGAGGAAAGGAAAATTAAGGCACTATGGATTATAGGTACTAATCCAGTTGTCTCTTTGCCTCAAGCAAGAAAATTTGCTGATCTCTTATCTTACTTAGACCTAGTTATAGTACAAGATGCTTATTTTACAGAGACAACGAAATTTGCTGATGTCATATTTCCTGCACTCTCATGGGGTGAAAGAGAGGGAATTCATACAGCAGGTGATAGGACTGTAGGATATTTAAGTAAAATATTAGAAGGAAAAGGAGAAGCAAGACCCGACTGGATGATAATTCAAGATGTTGCTAATTATTTAGGTTTTGAGTTTAAATATACAAACATAGAAGATATATTCAATGAATTTAAGTTATTAACGAAGAATAGAATAGACGATATATCAAATTTAACATACAAAGAATTAGAGAAAGGATATAGGTGGCCTGTGAAACCAAAAATTTTTAGGACAAGACCAGTTGAGTTTGAGAAGTATGATTTAATTGAGGATAATGAATTTATAGTAATTACGGGAAGAACAAAAGGGCATTGGAATACTAGAACTAGGTCTTCTAAAAGTTGGTCACTAAACGTAATTAGCGATGATGACTACATTTTCCTTGATATAGAGATCTGTAATAAATTACACATAAAAGACGGAAATGATGTGAAAATCATAACTGGTGAGGGTTACACAGTAGTCCCAGCAAAATGTGTAGATTGGATAAAAGGTAATATAGCATTTATGCCTTTCCACTGGGGACATACAAATAAAATAATGGATTGGAAAATAGATAGAGAGAGTAAAGAACCAGCATATAAGCATTTAAAAGCGAGGATAGAACCCTTTATGAGTTAA
- a CDS encoding globin domain-containing protein codes for MLKEKVGDLSEKDIQIIKSTIPVLKEYGVQITSRMYQLLFERYPFTKQMFTKDVSKGLASALLIYAENIEKLDSLMPILQSIARSHVNRGVRPEHYKLVWECLKDSLDEYLDKLNLTNKREIIETWEKAYWFLADMLIKIECELYKSE; via the coding sequence ATGTTGAAAGAAAAAGTAGGAGATCTAAGTGAGAAAGATATACAAATTATAAAGTCTACCATACCAGTACTTAAAGAGTACGGAGTGCAAATAACTTCTAGGATGTACCAATTATTATTCGAAAGATATCCATTTACTAAACAAATGTTCACTAAGGATGTTTCTAAAGGTCTGGCTTCGGCATTGTTAATTTATGCAGAGAATATTGAAAAGTTAGATTCCTTAATGCCAATTTTACAATCCATAGCGAGAAGTCATGTGAATAGGGGTGTAAGACCAGAACATTATAAACTAGTATGGGAATGCTTAAAAGATTCTTTAGATGAATATTTAGATAAATTAAATCTAACTAATAAAAGAGAAATAATAGAGACATGGGAAAAGGCCTACTGGTTTTTAGCTGATATGTTAATAAAGATAGAGTGTGAACTTTATAAAAGTGAATAA
- a CDS encoding FAD-binding oxidoreductase — protein sequence MEGRKINVIDKIRKEGIYCSTEPEVIKEKSSDLTYMSPLIKIKEEEPICIAFPKNEEEVVKLVEIAIEEHVPLIPRGAGKNNIGGVLPLKKGIIVETEKLYEIKDEGEEITLGSGVKIIDVYNKLRVYPSTYKDGVTVGGNYEGGCGGIGAFRFGRVWYQATEVDMVNPKGKLTRLKGGDVLIAAHAEGTTGIITKLKMLTYNEGKIKSKIILFDTLEKAIDFVSTLYDEALPVYHVTLRSPEASKLTNVMPFSKWNLLIAYPDFLDFDGINGSELWNRRDTFYGGLIKTFYDKNPNTTFYITFDVYIDELYKFLDRINYKEYVTEFEFIQGKLVHPFFINEEKSKIDYLNNLLSTYQVFRFDLHSITINNRLRPEHLQKIKTYKRMYDKEDLFNPGKIV from the coding sequence TTGGAGGGGAGAAAAATTAACGTAATTGATAAAATTAGAAAAGAAGGAATATATTGTTCAACAGAACCAGAGGTAATTAAGGAGAAATCAAGTGATTTAACTTATATGTCTCCATTAATAAAAATAAAGGAAGAAGAACCTATTTGCATTGCCTTTCCTAAAAATGAAGAGGAAGTCGTGAAACTAGTTGAAATAGCTATTGAGGAACATGTTCCCTTAATTCCTAGGGGTGCCGGAAAGAATAATATAGGTGGTGTTCTTCCATTAAAGAAAGGGATAATAGTTGAGACTGAAAAACTTTATGAAATAAAGGATGAAGGTGAGGAAATTACCTTAGGATCTGGTGTTAAAATTATTGATGTTTATAATAAGTTAAGAGTTTATCCTTCAACTTATAAGGATGGTGTAACTGTTGGAGGAAATTATGAAGGCGGTTGCGGAGGTATTGGTGCATTTAGATTTGGTAGGGTTTGGTATCAAGCTACAGAAGTTGATATGGTAAATCCTAAAGGAAAATTAACTAGATTAAAGGGTGGAGATGTTTTAATAGCAGCTCATGCTGAAGGGACTACGGGAATAATTACTAAATTAAAAATGCTAACTTACAATGAAGGTAAAATAAAATCGAAAATAATTCTCTTTGATACTCTTGAAAAGGCAATAGATTTTGTTTCAACTTTATACGATGAAGCATTGCCAGTATATCATGTGACTTTAAGATCTCCAGAGGCATCAAAATTAACTAACGTTATGCCCTTTTCTAAATGGAATTTATTAATTGCTTATCCAGACTTTTTAGATTTTGATGGAATTAATGGTAGTGAGCTTTGGAATAGAAGAGATACATTTTATGGTGGTTTAATAAAAACCTTTTATGATAAAAACCCTAACACAACTTTTTACATTACTTTTGACGTCTATATAGATGAGTTATATAAATTTTTAGATAGAATAAACTACAAGGAGTATGTTACGGAATTTGAATTCATACAAGGTAAGTTAGTTCATCCATTTTTTATAAACGAAGAGAAGAGCAAGATAGATTATTTGAATAATTTACTCTCAACTTATCAAGTTTTTAGATTCGACTTACATAGTATTACAATAAATAATAGATTAAGACCAGAACATCTTCAAAAGATAAAGACTTATAAAAGAATGTATGATAAAGAGGATTTATTTAACCCTGGTAAAATAGTGTAG